The following are from one region of the Polyangiaceae bacterium genome:
- a CDS encoding mechanosensitive ion channel, with protein MAKLEVRARQLRKFLSILLLACVCLLAGGASANPQPGLPKPPTGLDRSTPQRTVDFFLTATREGDFASAAYALDLRGIPAAQEPKRGAELARELRYVLDRGLWIDLSDVSDDEQGRPDDGALNETLGTIPLNNSHVGIRLQRVPVAGGGAVWVFSRGTVAAIPDLYAQHGPGEIGRYLPRWSHRISFLQLAIWQWIALLLASVLSLLSAMVATRFILRFATKLAARTANKFDDALVTRLRGPMRLLLSTWMLSALMEFTKPSIPAEGTIGRIVGTLLIAGFVWLTTRVVHVIADTVLASMTIAEEADQELVRHGQHMRVKVARQAINGVVFFIGLSLALTQFEVVKKVGVSLLASAGVLTVVIGFAAQKSVANLLAGIQITVAQPIRIGDRVNISGDVGWVEEITLSYVTMKTWDGRRRVFPITFFLDNQFENWTKNDTQKTSIVMIHTDYRVPVEKVRKKLAAIVESRDEWDGEVCKLVVYDATQQSIQLRATASAVDAGKAFDLGCAVREQLIDYLQELDGGKYLPRTRLEMPGPADPANPSEQPKEA; from the coding sequence ATGGCCAAGCTCGAAGTCCGCGCGCGGCAGCTGCGAAAGTTCCTATCAATCCTGCTGCTCGCCTGCGTCTGCCTGCTCGCGGGAGGGGCGAGCGCCAATCCGCAGCCGGGGCTGCCGAAGCCCCCAACCGGCTTGGACCGCTCCACGCCCCAGCGCACCGTCGACTTCTTCCTCACCGCCACCCGCGAAGGCGACTTCGCGAGCGCCGCCTACGCGCTGGATCTCCGTGGGATCCCCGCCGCTCAGGAGCCCAAGCGTGGCGCGGAGCTCGCCCGAGAGCTGCGCTACGTGCTCGATCGCGGCCTGTGGATCGACCTGAGTGACGTCAGCGACGACGAGCAGGGGCGCCCCGACGACGGCGCGCTGAACGAGACCCTCGGCACCATCCCACTCAACAACTCCCATGTCGGGATACGCCTCCAGCGGGTGCCCGTGGCCGGCGGCGGGGCCGTCTGGGTGTTCTCACGCGGAACCGTGGCCGCAATCCCGGACCTCTACGCGCAGCACGGCCCCGGAGAGATCGGCCGCTACCTCCCGCGCTGGTCCCATCGCATCAGCTTCTTGCAGCTTGCCATCTGGCAATGGATTGCGCTCTTGCTCGCGAGCGTGCTCAGCCTGCTGAGCGCGATGGTGGCGACACGCTTCATCCTGCGCTTCGCCACGAAGCTCGCCGCCCGCACCGCGAACAAGTTCGACGACGCGCTGGTGACGCGCCTCCGGGGCCCGATGCGTTTGCTGCTCAGCACCTGGATGCTGTCTGCCTTGATGGAGTTCACCAAGCCTTCGATCCCCGCGGAAGGAACCATCGGGCGCATCGTCGGCACCTTGCTCATCGCAGGCTTCGTCTGGCTCACCACCCGCGTGGTTCATGTGATCGCGGACACCGTGCTCGCCTCCATGACCATCGCCGAAGAGGCAGACCAAGAGCTGGTACGCCACGGCCAACACATGCGCGTGAAGGTCGCGCGCCAGGCCATCAACGGTGTGGTGTTCTTCATCGGTCTGTCCCTGGCGTTGACCCAGTTCGAGGTCGTCAAGAAGGTCGGCGTCTCACTGCTGGCCTCAGCCGGTGTTTTGACCGTGGTCATCGGTTTTGCCGCGCAGAAATCAGTTGCGAATTTGCTGGCTGGCATCCAGATCACCGTCGCTCAGCCGATCCGCATCGGTGACCGTGTAAACATCTCGGGAGACGTCGGCTGGGTGGAAGAGATCACCCTGAGCTACGTCACGATGAAGACGTGGGACGGACGGCGGCGCGTCTTCCCCATCACCTTCTTCCTGGACAACCAGTTCGAGAACTGGACCAAGAACGACACCCAAAAGACCAGCATCGTGATGATCCACACGGATTACCGGGTGCCCGTCGAGAAGGTCCGAAAGAAGCTGGCAGCGATCGTCGAGAGTCGTGACGAGTGGGACGGAGAGGTGTGCAAGCTGGTCGTCTACGACGCGACCCAGCAGTCCATTCAGCTACGCGCCACGGCGAGCGCCGTCGATGCGGGCAAAGCCTTCGATCTCGGCTGCGCGGTGCGCGAACAGCTGATCGACTACTTGCAGGAGCTCGATGGCGGGAAGTACCTGCCGCGCACTCGCTTGGAGATGCCGGGGCCCGCAGATCCAGCGAATCCCAGCGAGCAACCGAAGGAGGCGTGA